In the genome of Tannockella kyphosi, one region contains:
- a CDS encoding DegV family protein, whose translation MTKVAIVTDSNGGINQAEGEQLGIYIVPMPFTINKETLFEDINLTQEEFYQHLENDAEVFTSQPTPGDVIKLWENILKEYDEIVHIPMSSGLSGSCQTAIMLASELHSDKVQVIDAKRVSITQRGIVEDAINLVNQGKNALEIKNILEDENHKGTIYLAVATLDYLKKGGRITPAAATLGAMLKIKPILTIQGEKLDAFSKTRTMSKAYKIMAQAIQEDINKYFKNEKYSIAIAHSNDLEGALELKSYCEIVFPGIIINIDKLSLSVSCHTGPGAIGIGIFNKI comes from the coding sequence ATGACGAAAGTAGCAATCGTAACGGATAGCAACGGAGGAATTAATCAAGCAGAGGGAGAACAGCTAGGTATTTATATTGTTCCTATGCCTTTTACAATAAATAAAGAAACACTTTTTGAAGATATTAATCTAACACAAGAAGAATTTTATCAACATTTAGAAAATGATGCAGAAGTATTTACTTCTCAACCTACTCCAGGAGATGTTATTAAATTATGGGAGAATATTTTAAAAGAATATGATGAAATTGTTCATATTCCAATGTCTAGTGGGTTAAGTGGATCTTGTCAAACAGCTATTATGTTAGCAAGTGAATTACACAGTGATAAAGTACAAGTAATCGATGCTAAACGTGTCTCTATTACACAAAGAGGCATTGTTGAGGATGCTATTAATCTTGTAAATCAAGGTAAGAATGCTTTAGAGATTAAAAATATTTTAGAAGATGAAAATCATAAAGGGACTATTTATTTAGCAGTTGCTACTCTTGATTACTTAAAAAAAGGTGGTCGTATTACCCCAGCTGCTGCTACACTAGGTGCTATGTTAAAAATTAAACCAATCTTAACAATCCAAGGTGAAAAGCTAGATGCTTTTTCTAAAACTAGAACGATGTCAAAAGCATACAAAATAATGGCTCAAGCAATTCAAGAAGATATTAATAAGTATTTTAAAAATGAAAAATATAGTATTGCAATTGCACATTCTAATGACTTAGAAGGTGCATTAGAACTAAAATCTTATTGTGAAATAGTATTTCCAGGTATTATCATTAATATTGATAAACTCTCATTAAGTGTTTCTTGTCATACTGGACCAGGTGCTATTGGTATTGGAATTTTCAATAAAATATAA
- a CDS encoding GntR family transcriptional regulator produces MHIDTNSTIPYYEQLYIQFVEYISQGILQVDDKLPSVRSLSSELHVNPNTIQKTYAMLEEDGYVISLAGKGSYVGGVNKKVQSTVEKEINNNLKQIVMKSQFIGLTYDEVCSLLKDEWRDEDDKNR; encoded by the coding sequence ATGCATATCGACACAAATAGTACGATACCTTATTATGAACAACTATATATTCAGTTTGTAGAATACATTAGCCAAGGTATTTTACAAGTAGATGATAAGTTACCTTCCGTGCGTTCCTTGTCAAGTGAACTTCATGTCAATCCTAACACAATTCAAAAAACTTATGCGATGTTAGAAGAAGATGGTTATGTGATATCTCTTGCTGGAAAGGGAAGTTATGTTGGTGGAGTGAATAAAAAGGTCCAAAGTACAGTAGAAAAAGAAATTAATAATAATTTAAAACAGATTGTGATGAAATCACAATTTATAGGTCTTACTTATGATGAAGTATGTAGTTTATTAAAAGATGAATGGAGAGATGAAGATGATAAAAATAGATAG
- a CDS encoding ABC transporter ATP-binding protein — MIKIDSLTKQMDGKVILDDISLHIKKGSIYGIIGVNGAGKTTLIRHMVGSYEGTSGVVEMDGENIFHSIESKSKLVFIPDEFPEVFGNRVDDAMELYDSLYPTFDRERYALLMEKFGRSGKETIRHFSKGMKKQILFALALASKPEYLIMDEPFDGLDPQIRKIIWDILIEDVTNRGMTIFISSHHLSELDTMCNDIAFMHQGKILFEQSMDELKENYCKMQVVFDQAKEYYDVESTFEVLHHSAIGRIHTYVLKNHPELIENYMLQKEPIIFELVPVSLEEIFLHTLGGQEDEIKEITY, encoded by the coding sequence ATGATAAAAATAGATAGTCTTACAAAACAAATGGATGGTAAGGTGATTTTAGATGATATTTCATTGCATATAAAAAAAGGTTCTATTTATGGCATTATTGGAGTGAATGGAGCTGGAAAAACAACATTAATACGTCATATGGTTGGTAGTTATGAAGGAACTAGTGGAGTGGTAGAAATGGATGGAGAAAACATTTTCCATAGTATTGAATCAAAGAGTAAGTTAGTATTTATACCAGATGAATTCCCGGAAGTGTTTGGTAATCGAGTAGATGATGCAATGGAGCTTTATGATTCATTATATCCAACATTTGATAGAGAACGCTATGCATTATTGATGGAAAAATTTGGTCGAAGTGGAAAAGAAACTATTCGTCATTTTTCAAAGGGAATGAAGAAACAAATTCTATTTGCATTAGCACTAGCATCTAAACCAGAATATTTAATTATGGATGAACCATTTGATGGATTGGATCCTCAAATAAGGAAAATAATTTGGGATATTTTAATAGAGGATGTAACAAATCGAGGGATGACAATATTTATATCAAGTCATCATTTATCTGAGTTAGATACGATGTGTAATGATATTGCTTTTATGCATCAAGGAAAAATATTATTTGAACAAAGTATGGATGAATTAAAAGAGAATTATTGTAAGATGCAAGTTGTTTTTGATCAGGCTAAAGAATATTATGATGTAGAATCAACTTTTGAAGTATTGCACCATAGTGCAATTGGAAGAATTCATACGTATGTATTAAAAAATCATCCAGAACTAATTGAAAATTATATGTTACAAAAAGAACCGATTATATTTGAATTGGTTCCAGTGTCTTTAGAAGAAATTTTCTTACACACATTAGGAGGACAGGAAGATGAAATCAAAGAGATCACTTATTAA
- the trxA gene encoding thioredoxin: protein MKIITEKEFDDVIKSGVVLVDFFANWCGPCKMLTPVLEDLSASMPNVTIVKVDVDNDGALAGRYGIQSIPNLIIFKDGRAVDQVVGFTSKGELQNKLEAHL, encoded by the coding sequence ATGAAAATTATAACAGAAAAAGAATTTGATGATGTAATAAAATCAGGTGTTGTATTAGTAGATTTTTTTGCAAACTGGTGTGGACCTTGTAAAATGTTAACACCTGTATTAGAAGATTTAAGTGCTAGTATGCCGAATGTTACTATTGTAAAAGTAGATGTGGATAATGATGGAGCATTAGCTGGTCGTTACGGAATTCAGTCTATTCCTAATCTAATCATCTTTAAAGATGGTAGAGCAGTAGATCAAGTTGTAGGATTTACTTCAAAAGGTGAATTACAAAACAAATTAGAAGCACATTTATAA
- a CDS encoding VanZ family protein produces the protein MEKMKKACFFIPAISWMGLIFWFSNQDGTISGNSSGEVLEKVIYYMETYLSKIFYYLKDHLYLLKYSVLLVIIFLSILCFYAIYRSKSKTLKITTIVILLALLYFIWGYRNDYTQLFILPNSVVSFGYKVIDYGIAYIRSATLQTLELLIRKAAHISLYFGLYLLLFFGFLQGLKKEDYAMPYTLSFLYAMSDEFHQLFIDGRGASLRDVAIDGLGITAALFLSIFLMFVFKTIKQIYIDIKAKKLSK, from the coding sequence ATGGAGAAAATGAAAAAAGCATGTTTCTTTATACCTGCTATATCATGGATGGGTCTAATTTTTTGGTTTTCTAATCAAGATGGTACTATTTCTGGTAATTCTTCTGGAGAAGTTTTAGAAAAAGTGATTTATTATATGGAAACTTATTTATCAAAAATTTTCTACTATTTAAAGGATCATTTATATTTATTAAAATATAGTGTTCTTTTAGTTATTATATTTTTAAGTATTCTATGTTTTTATGCAATATATCGCTCAAAAAGTAAAACATTAAAAATAACTACCATAGTTATCTTATTAGCGTTGCTTTATTTTATATGGGGATATCGCAATGATTATACACAGTTATTTATCTTACCAAATAGTGTAGTGTCTTTTGGTTATAAAGTAATTGATTATGGTATTGCCTATATTCGAAGTGCAACTTTGCAAACATTAGAATTACTTATTCGTAAAGCTGCTCATATTTCTTTATATTTTGGATTATATTTGTTATTATTTTTTGGTTTTTTACAAGGACTAAAAAAAGAAGATTACGCAATGCCTTATACGCTATCTTTTTTATATGCTATGAGTGATGAATTCCATCAATTATTTATAGATGGTAGAGGAGCTAGTTTACGTGATGTAGCTATTGATGGACTCGGAATTACTGCTGCATTATTCTTATCTATTTTCCTTATGTTTGTTTTTAAAACAATAAAACAAATATATATTGATATAAAAGCAAAAAAGTTATCTAAATAA
- a CDS encoding CapA family protein, which translates to MVRMKKRGKVFIGCVLLLISYGVYTLINSIEFEEEVAIEELIVEMEIVNVDIDFLLWLNENYGEEFLVFYDCYLAGFEEVPWHECFGMSYLVLCDEYNGIEESIEVSGNTISFLGDVSFADNYDGGQAVDERGIGIEGVLSRDVLDYLFEQSLVIANAEFAVGEGGSPLEDKYYTFIGTSEKAALFQDMNVGLVTLANNHIYDYGGEVFSQTLEIYDDLGIETIGAGENIEEASQAAYYIVDGYKFAFVNANRSEKTILTPGATEDSAGVVRCYDPEYFISMIETEEEKADYVIAIVHWGTEYSEEIEDVMLETSHLYIDAGADAIVGHHAHVLQGIEYYDGKPIFYNLGNFLFNDKTLDTAIVTLEIEEDGSLEYIFLPCLQEDVFTNFVYDQDALDLIEKMNGWGINAYIDEQGNVLEKE; encoded by the coding sequence ATGGTAAGGATGAAGAAAAGAGGAAAAGTGTTTATTGGTTGTGTTTTGCTGCTTATTAGTTATGGAGTTTACACACTAATTAATTCTATTGAATTTGAAGAAGAAGTGGCTATTGAAGAATTGATAGTAGAGATGGAGATAGTGAATGTTGATATTGATTTTTTGTTGTGGTTAAATGAAAACTATGGTGAGGAGTTTTTAGTATTTTATGATTGTTATCTTGCTGGTTTTGAAGAAGTACCATGGCATGAGTGTTTTGGCATGTCTTATTTGGTTTTATGTGATGAGTATAATGGAATAGAGGAAAGTATTGAAGTATCAGGAAATACTATTTCTTTTTTAGGAGATGTTTCTTTTGCGGATAATTATGATGGTGGTCAAGCTGTTGATGAAAGAGGAATAGGTATTGAAGGTGTGTTGTCTAGAGATGTTCTGGATTATTTGTTTGAGCAGAGCTTAGTTATTGCGAATGCTGAATTTGCAGTAGGTGAAGGTGGTAGTCCTTTGGAGGATAAGTACTATACATTTATTGGAACTAGTGAAAAAGCAGCACTTTTTCAAGATATGAATGTTGGTTTGGTGACGTTAGCGAATAATCATATTTATGATTATGGTGGCGAAGTGTTTAGTCAAACTTTGGAGATTTATGATGATTTGGGGATTGAAACAATAGGTGCTGGTGAAAATATTGAAGAAGCGTCACAAGCTGCTTATTATATAGTAGATGGATATAAGTTTGCTTTTGTAAATGCTAATCGTAGCGAAAAAACGATATTAACACCTGGGGCAACAGAAGATTCTGCAGGGGTTGTACGTTGTTATGATCCTGAATATTTTATTTCTATGATTGAAACGGAAGAAGAAAAAGCGGATTATGTAATTGCTATTGTTCATTGGGGAACAGAATACTCAGAAGAGATTGAAGATGTTATGTTAGAAACGAGTCATTTATATATTGATGCCGGAGCGGATGCAATAGTGGGGCATCATGCACATGTTTTACAAGGGATTGAGTATTATGATGGGAAACCTATCTTTTATAATCTAGGAAATTTTTTGTTTAATGATAAAACCTTAGATACAGCAATCGTGACTCTTGAAATAGAAGAAGATGGTAGTTTAGAGTATATATTTTTGCCTTGTCTTCAAGAAGATGTTTTCACAAATTTTGTATATGATCAAGATGCATTGGATTTGATAGAGAAAATGAATGGATGGGGAATTAATGCCTATATTGATGAACAAGGAAACGTATTAGAAAAGGAGTAA
- a CDS encoding ferrous iron transport protein A yields the protein METVKTSLVDAEIGTTYTIKELVTDDEELESFLFTLGCYVGQPVVIVSKKGNGYVISVKDSRYNIDQQLASCIRV from the coding sequence ATGGAAACTGTCAAAACATCATTGGTTGACGCAGAAATTGGTACAACATATACAATAAAAGAATTGGTTACTGATGATGAGGAACTAGAAAGCTTCTTATTCACATTAGGTTGTTATGTAGGACAACCAGTAGTTATTGTTTCAAAAAAAGGCAATGGTTATGTTATATCTGTCAAAGATAGTCGTTATAACATTGATCAACAACTAGCTAGTTGTATTCGAGTGTAG